One Tenebrio molitor chromosome 2, icTenMoli1.1, whole genome shotgun sequence genomic region harbors:
- the LOC138124393 gene encoding uncharacterized protein, which translates to MTVQSVSIIQRLSWILNILFHQAVAVIIVYILSVTFINEEVNSLGTWHMVLTPIGIMLIMMESLILFTKSNIYTFGMARSTKQYVHTALQITSTVLITVGIAFRISSKKGSHFSTTHGILGLVAWIMIWMSVFLGITISQSQTLKNYISPVWLKLCHSLVGVTGFTLGLVTLGFGLKDYFSRMSHETIILAVIITMALLYAWALFDTFKSIYGHIRNILGR; encoded by the exons ATGACCGTGCAGAGTGTCAGCATTATCCAAAGACTTTCTTGGATCTTGAACATCCTTTTCCACCAAGCTGTAGCAGTAATCATTGTTTACATCTTAAGTGTGACTTTTATCAACGAGGAGGTAAACTCACTGGGAACATGGCACATGGTGCTGACACCAATTGGG ATCATGCTGATAATGATGGAGAGTCTTATTTTGTTCACGAAAAGCAACATTTACACCTTTGGCATGGCAAGGTCCACCAAACAATACGTTCACACCGCTCTTCAGATCACAAGTACGGTCTTGATAACAGTCGGGATAGCGTTCAGAATCAGTAGCAAAAAGGGCAGTCACTTCAGCACCACGCATGGAATTCTAG GTCTGGTCGCCTGGATCATGATTTGGATGTCCGTCTTCTTGGGCATAACAATTTCCCAGTCTCAGACCctgaaaaattacatttctcCCGTTTGGCTGAAACTTTGCCACTCCTTGGTGGGTGTGACTGGTTTTACACTGGGACTTGTCACTTTGGGATTCGGGCTGAAGGATTACTTCAGCAGGATGTCTCATGAAACCATAATCCTCGCCGTTATTATCACAATGGCTCTTCTGTACGCCTGGGCTCTTTTTGACACCTTCAAGTCTATTTACGGTCACATTCGTAACATTCTAGGCAGATGA
- the LOC138125098 gene encoding probable transmembrane reductase CYB561D1, with amino-acid sequence MTDLARKSGKPRAKKSATVYERLTWIGNTIFHQLVAVAGVFILWTLCYNFTNELSRWHMILLTIAYVPLMAEAIVLFANDNVWTQYIPRTTRYYIHGCLLFTSAVLATVGIAFMISVHDNPHFHSTHAWTGLVSWIFVLLSQFLGLASAKSQSLKFILRPVWFKFIHNLFGILGYTFGLVSLCFGLQKRSVANATTAESRVATFVIIGILGAWSLIAALKSAYSQLKAIIS; translated from the exons ATGACCGACCTTGCAAGAAAATCTGGTAAGCCACGCGCCAAGAAATCTGCCACAGTTTATGAACGTTTGACTTGGATTGGCAACACAATTTTTCACCAGTTGGTTGCGGTGGCAGGAGTTTTTATATTGTGGACGTTATGCTATAATTTCACCAACGAGTTGTCAAGGTGGCACATGATTTTATTAACAATCGCA TACGTCCCTTTGATGGCCGAGGCGATCGTTCTGTTTGCTAACGACAACGTGTGGACCCAATACATCCCAAGAACCACCAGGTACTACATACATGGTTGTCTCCTCTTCACTAGTGCAGTCTTGGCCACCGTAGGCATTGCCTTCATGATTAGTGTTCACGATAATCCTCACTTCCATTCAACACACGCCTGGACAG GACTGGTTTCGTGGATCTTTGTCCTGCTCTCACAATTTCTAGGTCTAGCTTCTGCTAAATCGCAGTCGTTGAAATTTATACTGAGGCCTGTCTGGTTTAAATTCATTCACAATTTGTTCGGCATTTTGGGATATACTTTTGGACTGGTTAGTTTGTGCTTTGGTTTGCAAAAGCGCAGTGTAGCAAATGCTACAACAGCTGAATCTCGAGTGGCAACTTTTGTCATAATAGGGATTTTAGGAGCTTGGAGTCTTATTGCGGCCCTCAAGTCGGCGTACAGCCAACTGAAAGCTATTATTTCGTAA